In Halorhabdus rudnickae, the following proteins share a genomic window:
- a CDS encoding 50S ribosomal protein L11: MAETIEVLVAGGQVDPGPPLGPELGPTPVDVQAVVQDINDQTAAFDGTEVPVTIEYEEDGSFSIDVGVPPTAALIKDEAGFETGSGEPQEDFVADLTIEQVKTIAEQKHPDLLAYEVKQATKEIVGTCVSLGVTVEGDDPREVAAKIDDGEYDDVLVDAAEA, from the coding sequence ATGGCTGAAACGATCGAAGTTCTCGTCGCCGGCGGCCAAGTCGATCCCGGGCCGCCGCTGGGCCCCGAACTCGGCCCGACGCCGGTCGACGTTCAGGCCGTCGTACAGGATATCAACGACCAGACGGCAGCTTTCGACGGTACTGAGGTGCCGGTCACCATCGAGTACGAAGAGGACGGATCGTTCTCGATCGACGTGGGTGTGCCACCGACGGCGGCACTCATCAAGGACGAGGCCGGCTTCGAGACCGGTAGCGGCGAGCCCCAAGAGGACTTCGTCGCCGATCTGACCATCGAACAGGTCAAGACCATCGCCGAGCAGAAACACCCCGATCTGCTGGCCTACGAAGTGAAGCAGGCCACAAAGGAGATCGTCGGTACCTGCGTCTCACTGGGCGTCACTGTTGAGGGCGACGACCCCCGCGAGGTCGCTGCGAAGATCGACGACGGCGAGTACGACGACGTTCTCGTCGACGCGGCTGAAGCCTGA
- a CDS encoding VNG_1110C family protein, giving the protein MSSAARLRDSTQILLPADAVDGLSTDLQERFTLTVRHEQTQVRIIGSPVEIKRASAFLARNGIAVE; this is encoded by the coding sequence ATGTCGAGCGCCGCTCGCCTCCGGGACAGCACCCAGATTCTGCTCCCGGCCGACGCCGTCGATGGACTCTCCACGGACCTTCAAGAGCGCTTCACACTGACGGTCCGTCACGAGCAGACGCAGGTCCGTATCATTGGCAGTCCCGTCGAGATCAAACGGGCGAGCGCGTTCCTCGCACGAAACGGGATCGCTGTCGAGTGA
- a CDS encoding potassium channel family protein, which produces MVSLQSFPAEHRDTGRATRRLNCQYYYQHGGLTAGTMAPTSDLRVVVVGSGQTGLRTARLLDDRGHDVVIVERNPDRVRAVAQEYIAQLIEGDATDPDVLKQADLQSADVLAAMTDTMGTNFTVCTLATEIAPEIRTVMRSVYETNDHYDSHADAVVTPELAGARMTVNAIEDDVTTLAETSGELELLEISVAPDSPVAGRLLREIALPTGSLVVADCGEQDIANGETTLRPGETYLLAVKPSVVTEVTRLFQG; this is translated from the coding sequence GTGGTATCACTGCAATCCTTTCCGGCGGAGCATAGAGACACCGGCAGGGCAACCCGGCGGCTGAACTGTCAGTACTACTATCAGCACGGCGGTCTAACAGCCGGAACAATGGCACCCACGTCAGACCTTCGAGTCGTCGTCGTCGGGAGCGGCCAGACCGGCCTACGAACGGCACGACTGCTCGACGACCGCGGCCACGACGTTGTCATCGTCGAGCGGAATCCGGATCGCGTTCGAGCCGTCGCCCAGGAGTACATTGCACAGTTGATCGAAGGGGACGCGACCGATCCGGACGTACTCAAACAGGCCGATCTCCAGTCGGCCGACGTGCTCGCGGCGATGACCGATACGATGGGAACGAACTTCACTGTCTGTACACTTGCCACGGAAATCGCGCCGGAGATCCGAACGGTGATGCGCTCGGTCTACGAGACCAACGATCACTACGACAGTCACGCTGACGCGGTGGTAACACCCGAGCTAGCCGGGGCACGGATGACCGTCAACGCGATCGAGGATGACGTGACCACTCTGGCAGAGACGAGTGGGGAACTGGAGTTGCTGGAGATCAGTGTCGCCCCCGACTCGCCGGTTGCCGGTCGGCTGTTGCGCGAGATTGCCCTGCCGACCGGATCGCTGGTCGTAGCCGACTGCGGCGAGCAAGACATCGCAAACGGAGAAACGACGCTCAGGCCAGGGGAGACGTATCTCCTCGCGGTCAAACCGTCGGTCGTCACCGAAGTGACGAGGCTGTTCCAGGGGTGA
- a CDS encoding OBG GTPase family GTP-binding protein gives MGLEEEIRELEEEIASTPYNKSTEEHIGRLKAKLAEKKEEFEKRQSGSGGGPGYAVEKTGDATVALVGFPSVGKSTLINALTNADSEVGSYDFTTLDVNPGMLQYNGANIQLLDVPGLIEGAAGGRGGGKEVLSVVRTADLVLFVLSAFEIDQYERLSEELYRNKVRLDVEPPRVSVRKKHKDGITVNASVDLDLDEQTVKSVLREHDFVNADVTIGEHVDIDRLIDGIMANREYLPSIVAVNKVDLIEPSYVDTVKSDLRDVGVDPDEAIFISAEKEKGLESLTERIWEELGLIRIYMDKPGRGVDYDEPLILTGGDTVGDACEKIGGRFDDRFRFARVSGESAAHEDQQVGRDHELADEDVLRLVVDR, from the coding sequence ATGGGCCTTGAGGAGGAGATTCGGGAACTCGAAGAGGAGATCGCGTCCACCCCCTACAACAAGTCTACCGAAGAGCATATCGGGCGCCTGAAGGCCAAACTCGCCGAGAAAAAAGAGGAATTCGAAAAGCGCCAATCTGGCTCGGGCGGTGGGCCGGGCTACGCCGTCGAGAAGACCGGCGACGCCACGGTGGCCCTTGTGGGGTTTCCCAGCGTCGGCAAGTCGACGCTGATCAACGCCCTCACCAACGCCGACAGTGAGGTGGGGTCGTACGATTTCACGACGCTTGACGTCAATCCCGGGATGCTCCAGTACAACGGCGCGAACATCCAGCTACTCGACGTACCCGGACTGATCGAGGGGGCTGCGGGCGGCCGCGGCGGTGGCAAGGAGGTCCTCTCGGTCGTTCGGACGGCCGATCTCGTCCTCTTCGTTCTCTCGGCCTTCGAGATCGACCAGTACGAGCGCCTCAGCGAGGAACTCTACCGGAACAAGGTCCGACTGGACGTCGAACCACCGCGGGTCAGCGTTCGCAAGAAACACAAGGACGGGATTACCGTCAACGCCTCCGTCGACCTTGATCTCGACGAGCAGACGGTCAAGAGCGTCCTCCGGGAACACGACTTTGTCAACGCCGACGTGACCATCGGCGAGCACGTCGACATTGATCGGCTGATCGACGGGATCATGGCTAACCGCGAGTACCTCCCCTCGATCGTCGCCGTCAACAAGGTCGATCTGATCGAACCCAGCTACGTCGACACTGTCAAAAGCGACCTCCGCGATGTGGGCGTCGACCCCGACGAGGCTATCTTCATCAGCGCCGAGAAAGAGAAAGGTCTGGAAAGTCTGACCGAGCGCATCTGGGAGGAACTCGGCCTCATCCGGATCTACATGGACAAGCCCGGTCGCGGCGTCGACTACGATGAACCGTTGATCCTCACGGGGGGCGACACGGTCGGGGACGCCTGCGAAAAGATCGGCGGACGCTTCGACGACCGATTCCGCTTCGCTCGGGTCTCCGGAGAGAGTGCCGCCCACGAGGACCAGCAGGTCGGCCGAGATCACGAACTCGCCGACGAAGACGTGCTCCGACTCGTCGTGGATCGGTGA
- a CDS encoding TIGR04206 family protein, with protein sequence MSTNDAPRRRLLAVLSLLVIPWTVLLSDGYVTLVMPWGLFDPFAPHVTLLPEYLAATGGGPPPFLTSWPVGVGIYALALVGVAAELFDRGDPRVTGGLLVVVGITQLTVAWGFLRRGEYALVVPLGTLAAWTLAWWFYWPDLRSIGRLDPQS encoded by the coding sequence GTGTCGACGAACGACGCCCCGCGGAGGCGCTTGCTTGCAGTCCTCTCGCTGCTGGTCATCCCGTGGACGGTCCTGCTGAGCGACGGGTACGTCACGCTCGTGATGCCGTGGGGGCTGTTCGATCCGTTCGCCCCGCACGTGACGCTGCTGCCCGAGTACCTCGCGGCTACCGGGGGCGGTCCGCCGCCCTTTCTCACCTCGTGGCCGGTCGGTGTCGGCATCTACGCGCTCGCACTCGTCGGTGTCGCCGCGGAACTGTTCGACCGGGGCGACCCGCGGGTGACCGGCGGCCTGCTCGTGGTGGTCGGGATAACTCAACTGACCGTCGCCTGGGGATTTCTGCGTCGCGGCGAGTACGCCCTCGTCGTCCCGCTGGGCACCCTCGCCGCCTGGACGCTCGCGTGGTGGTTCTACTGGCCCGATCTGCGTTCGATCGGCCGTCTCGACCCACAGTCCTGA
- the artA gene encoding archaeosortase A has translation MVEPIIDGLAALNGYAGTIAWVVLGVFLAGALLERYDEDIGVRVYAGGWVILAGYWLAYVHYFVFEMKSITESAGVIVAVPLSLYVAYLLVTGRHRLLVVSRAVTFVWLFFLPLSALAFVRRPLIEMTTSHTDLFLSLLGDNYRLGDWYPALPSGLELPGGSSLGAESTLPDKHFPYRNTFLYAPDGHPITYTIRLACTGIGSMSIFVGLIGAVRGSLRQKAKALGAAIGIIYVLNIVRNVFIAHTVGTQRLHVFPDLILSLFSSDDPYLVSYFVGDRILAQFGSVIALVAITWLVVRWVPDVLRVVEEILYLLTRREYDLKGALNVDDREG, from the coding sequence ATGGTGGAGCCGATCATCGATGGACTGGCGGCGCTAAACGGGTATGCGGGGACGATCGCGTGGGTCGTACTCGGCGTGTTCCTTGCTGGAGCGCTTCTCGAACGCTACGACGAGGATATCGGGGTCCGCGTCTACGCTGGCGGCTGGGTGATCCTGGCCGGGTACTGGCTCGCCTACGTTCACTACTTCGTCTTCGAGATGAAGTCGATCACTGAGAGTGCTGGCGTCATTGTCGCAGTCCCTCTTTCCCTGTACGTCGCATATCTGCTCGTGACTGGCCGCCACCGTCTGCTGGTCGTCTCTCGGGCCGTAACCTTCGTCTGGCTGTTCTTCCTGCCCCTGTCGGCGCTGGCGTTCGTCCGCCGGCCGCTCATAGAGATGACCACTTCCCATACGGATCTGTTCCTGTCGCTGCTTGGGGACAACTATCGACTCGGCGACTGGTATCCGGCCCTCCCGTCCGGGCTCGAACTCCCTGGCGGTTCCTCTCTTGGGGCCGAGAGCACGCTCCCGGACAAGCACTTCCCGTACCGGAACACCTTCCTCTATGCACCCGACGGCCATCCGATCACCTACACAATCCGGCTTGCCTGCACCGGCATCGGCAGCATGTCCATCTTCGTCGGTCTGATCGGCGCCGTGCGAGGATCGCTGCGGCAGAAGGCCAAGGCGCTGGGTGCGGCGATCGGCATTATCTACGTACTCAACATCGTCCGGAACGTCTTCATTGCCCACACGGTCGGTACCCAGCGGTTGCACGTGTTCCCCGATCTGATCCTGTCGTTGTTCTCCAGTGATGACCCCTATCTGGTGTCGTACTTCGTCGGTGATCGCATCCTCGCACAGTTCGGCTCGGTGATCGCTCTCGTGGCGATTACCTGGCTGGTCGTCCGTTGGGTGCCGGATGTCCTTCGGGTTGTCGAGGAGATACTGTACTTGCTGACACGACGCGAGTACGACCTCAAAGGGGCACTGAACGTCGACGACCGTGAGGGCTGA
- a CDS encoding sensor histidine kinase, with amino-acid sequence MRLRTMLVGVMLVVAVVLSGTIYIGFTMHKQSIVDQEHTEVKRTAAVVAGRIGARLETTIDTVDLWTTTFGVTADGPSRTDTLDTFVDRTAFNSAATYAGNGTLLAISGPNFDDDAISTYVGTNYSGQPFVERALDGEIYISQPDRTLTGQYIVQIAAPIRDDDDRIVGVFDARFHIENRSLFANLTAAGHPEDHLTITSNGQRLFDESGVSSDAITETATVSQTGWEVTVNRPRSAIALELARASALQVGGVVIGLLSVAIMGLWISRTTISRIEKLMEALADLIAGEYRTELELGHSDEWRHISDRFTSLSSTLKQRDSQLQVLNRVLRHNLRNDMNVITARAERLLAEEEISPEAEEDVEQIHETATRLITTSEHARTLYDDLLTSPQKAMEPIDVVAVVEERVSILAPQHPEGTIKTVLPTAAWALDSAVLPIVVEEVIRNAVVHNDLPKDERQVTVIVEANAEPIDEIDTGYETRITVTDNGPGIPMVEEALLTDQHEETPVEHGSGLGVWLVNWLVDQIGGTVSVATGVDRGTTVTIHLPAPTESPDGSNSEAA; translated from the coding sequence ATGCGCCTCCGGACGATGCTTGTTGGTGTGATGCTGGTCGTTGCTGTTGTCCTCTCGGGGACGATCTACATTGGATTCACGATGCACAAACAGAGCATCGTCGACCAGGAGCATACTGAGGTCAAACGCACAGCAGCGGTCGTCGCCGGCCGCATCGGCGCGCGATTAGAGACCACTATCGACACTGTTGATCTCTGGACGACGACGTTTGGGGTAACCGCCGATGGTCCGTCTCGAACCGACACACTCGATACATTCGTCGATCGGACGGCGTTCAACAGTGCGGCGACGTACGCGGGTAACGGAACGCTCCTCGCGATATCCGGACCGAACTTCGACGACGATGCTATTTCGACGTACGTGGGAACGAATTATTCGGGGCAACCGTTCGTCGAGCGGGCATTGGATGGGGAGATCTACATCAGTCAGCCCGATCGGACCCTGACCGGCCAGTATATCGTACAGATCGCAGCTCCGATACGCGACGACGACGACCGGATCGTGGGCGTCTTCGACGCTCGGTTCCACATCGAAAACCGCTCGCTGTTCGCGAATCTCACTGCTGCGGGCCATCCGGAGGATCACCTGACGATCACATCCAACGGGCAACGACTATTCGATGAGTCCGGTGTCTCCTCGGACGCGATCACCGAGACAGCGACTGTTTCTCAGACCGGCTGGGAAGTGACCGTCAACCGGCCACGGTCGGCAATCGCGCTAGAACTCGCCCGAGCGTCGGCATTACAGGTCGGTGGGGTCGTGATCGGACTACTCTCTGTCGCAATCATGGGGCTGTGGATCTCCCGAACAACGATCTCACGCATCGAGAAACTCATGGAAGCGCTCGCCGACCTGATAGCCGGTGAGTATCGTACCGAACTCGAACTGGGCCACTCCGATGAGTGGCGCCACATCAGCGACCGGTTTACATCACTCTCCAGCACGCTCAAACAACGTGATTCACAACTTCAGGTCCTCAACCGCGTCCTCCGGCACAACCTTCGCAATGACATGAACGTCATCACCGCTCGCGCCGAACGGCTTCTGGCCGAGGAAGAAATCTCTCCGGAGGCCGAGGAGGATGTCGAACAGATACACGAGACGGCGACCCGCTTGATCACCACGAGTGAACATGCCCGGACCCTCTACGACGACCTCCTGACCAGCCCCCAGAAGGCGATGGAACCGATCGATGTCGTCGCTGTCGTCGAGGAACGAGTGTCAATACTCGCCCCACAGCATCCCGAGGGCACGATCAAGACGGTCCTTCCGACGGCGGCTTGGGCACTCGACTCTGCTGTCCTGCCGATCGTCGTCGAAGAAGTCATCCGCAACGCGGTCGTCCACAACGACCTGCCTAAGGACGAGCGCCAGGTGACCGTCATCGTCGAAGCCAACGCCGAGCCGATCGACGAAATCGACACCGGATACGAGACCCGCATCACAGTCACGGACAACGGTCCCGGCATCCCCATGGTTGAGGAGGCACTCCTGACGGATCAACACGAGGAGACGCCCGTCGAACACGGCAGCGGCCTCGGCGTTTGGCTCGTCAACTGGTTGGTCGACCAGATCGGCGGGACCGTCTCGGTGGCTACCGGCGTCGACCGCGGGACGACTGTCACGATTCATCTCCCTGCGCCCACGGAATCGCCGGACGGAAGCAATAGCGAGGCAGCGTAG
- a CDS encoding VOC family protein: MDGTLDHVMMRVEDLEESLDWYQTHFDYEEKSRWEAETFTNVHLGPADGHEDAATLELTYNHDGRSYEMGDAWGHIAVRVEDVHDAYYELMDEGVEDYRRPEDNPGYAFVKDPDGHEIEIVKRDHGARWSIDHTMIRVADAEQAIGWYTRALEYETFRRSEHDSFALYFLKPEDAPEEAMSVEVTYNYDGGSYELGDAWGHLAVRTEEGALEDTWETLMQRDAEDYRDPESCDYNYAFTKDPDGHEIEIVER, translated from the coding sequence ATGGACGGCACGCTCGATCACGTCATGATGCGCGTCGAAGATCTCGAGGAATCGCTCGACTGGTATCAGACCCACTTCGATTATGAAGAGAAGAGTCGCTGGGAGGCCGAAACGTTCACCAACGTCCATCTCGGGCCCGCAGACGGCCACGAGGACGCTGCGACCCTGGAACTCACGTACAACCACGATGGCCGCTCCTATGAGATGGGTGACGCCTGGGGACACATCGCCGTCCGCGTCGAGGACGTCCACGACGCGTACTACGAACTCATGGACGAAGGCGTCGAGGACTATCGTCGCCCCGAGGACAATCCCGGCTACGCCTTTGTGAAGGACCCCGACGGCCACGAGATCGAGATCGTCAAGCGCGATCACGGCGCGCGCTGGAGTATCGACCACACGATGATTCGGGTCGCGGACGCCGAGCAAGCGATCGGGTGGTACACCCGCGCGCTCGAATACGAGACGTTCCGCCGGAGCGAACACGACTCCTTTGCGCTGTATTTCCTCAAACCCGAAGACGCCCCCGAGGAGGCGATGTCGGTCGAGGTGACCTACAATTACGATGGCGGCTCTTATGAACTGGGCGACGCCTGGGGGCATCTGGCGGTCCGCACCGAGGAAGGGGCCCTCGAAGACACCTGGGAGACGCTTATGCAGCGAGACGCCGAGGACTACCGCGATCCCGAGTCCTGCGATTACAACTACGCGTTCACGAAGGACCCGGACGGTCACGAAATCGAGATCGTCGAGCGCTAG
- a CDS encoding 50S ribosomal protein L1, producing MADQDIEDAVSRALEESPERNFRETVDLAVNLRDIDLDDPSNRIDEGVVLPAGTGQETTIVVFAEGETALRAEEVADDVLDGDDLEDLGDDDDHAKDLADDTDFFIAEASMMQDIGRYLGTVLGPRGKMPEPLQPDDDVVEVVERMKNTVQLRSGDRRTFHTRVGAEDMDADEIADNVDVILRRLHADLEKGPLNLDSVYVKTTMGPAVEVA from the coding sequence ATGGCAGATCAGGACATAGAGGATGCAGTCTCTCGCGCACTCGAGGAATCACCCGAGCGGAACTTCCGTGAGACGGTGGACCTCGCAGTCAACCTGCGCGACATAGACCTTGACGATCCGTCGAATCGCATCGACGAGGGCGTCGTGCTTCCGGCCGGCACCGGCCAGGAGACGACGATCGTGGTCTTCGCCGAAGGCGAAACCGCCCTGCGAGCCGAGGAAGTCGCCGACGACGTACTCGATGGCGACGACCTCGAAGACCTGGGTGACGACGATGACCACGCGAAAGACCTCGCCGACGACACTGACTTCTTCATCGCCGAAGCGTCGATGATGCAGGACATCGGTCGGTACCTCGGGACCGTGCTGGGTCCCCGAGGGAAGATGCCCGAACCGCTCCAGCCCGACGACGACGTCGTCGAAGTCGTCGAGCGGATGAAAAACACGGTCCAGCTGCGCAGCGGCGATCGGCGCACGTTCCACACGCGTGTCGGTGCTGAGGATATGGACGCCGACGAGATCGCCGACAACGTCGACGTCATCCTCCGCCGGTTGCACGCCGACTTGGAGAAAGGACCGCTGAACCTCGACTCGGTGTACGTAAAGACCACGATGGGTCCCGCCGTGGAGGTGGCCTGA
- a CDS encoding potassium channel family protein has protein sequence MTQDLNVTIAGGGRVGFKTAEILAEQGHDVTIVEDDDDRCEAIADAWIATVITGDATDPGILTQASIESTDVVAGLTGKTGVNLAVCMMARELSPDVRTVARVDTDSVDRYTQFVDAIVYPEQAGARVAANEIRGSDVQTLADVTGALDIMEIRVADDAPVAGKTLEEIRFPEGTLVISDDDGDRVARPETTLSPGKRYVVATEPDVAEEITRLFRG, from the coding sequence ATGACACAGGATTTGAACGTGACAATCGCAGGTGGCGGGCGCGTCGGATTCAAGACAGCGGAGATTCTGGCCGAACAGGGCCACGACGTGACGATCGTCGAGGACGACGACGACCGATGTGAGGCAATCGCCGACGCCTGGATCGCCACGGTCATCACCGGCGATGCGACCGACCCCGGGATACTCACCCAGGCATCGATCGAGAGTACCGACGTGGTTGCGGGTCTCACGGGGAAAACTGGCGTCAATCTGGCGGTCTGTATGATGGCTCGGGAACTCTCACCCGACGTTCGAACTGTCGCCCGGGTCGATACCGATTCCGTCGATCGATACACGCAGTTCGTCGACGCGATCGTCTACCCCGAGCAGGCGGGGGCCAGGGTTGCGGCTAACGAAATCCGCGGCAGTGATGTCCAGACGCTGGCTGACGTGACTGGGGCGCTGGATATCATGGAGATCCGCGTGGCAGATGACGCCCCCGTTGCCGGAAAAACACTCGAAGAAATCCGCTTTCCCGAGGGGACACTCGTCATTTCAGACGACGACGGTGACCGCGTTGCCCGCCCGGAGACGACGCTGTCGCCGGGCAAGCGATACGTCGTCGCGACCGAACCGGACGTGGCCGAGGAGATCACGCGGTTGTTCCGCGGGTGA
- the dph5 gene encoding diphthine synthase encodes MLTFVGLGLYDERSVTLAGRDAIRAADRVFAEFYTSQLAGATRADLESCHGVEIEVRDRAGVERDPEPILAAAIEGDAVFLTAGDTMISTTHVDLRLRAEERGIETRVIHGTTAQAAASSLTGLQNYRFGKATTLPFERSHGGDGVPDSVIETVEDNRERDLHTLVFLDISIDDDHEDFMTGTTAAGMLAEQWRADALGVVLARAGSPEPVVRADRLDVLAEEDFGDPLHLLLVPGSLHHIERDALATLASAPADILAENVAE; translated from the coding sequence ATGCTCACCTTTGTCGGCCTCGGTCTGTATGACGAGCGATCGGTCACGCTCGCCGGTCGCGACGCGATCCGAGCGGCCGATCGCGTCTTCGCGGAGTTCTACACCAGCCAGCTCGCGGGCGCGACGCGTGCGGACCTCGAATCGTGTCATGGCGTCGAGATCGAGGTGCGCGACCGGGCTGGCGTCGAGCGGGATCCTGAACCGATCCTTGCCGCCGCGATCGAGGGCGACGCCGTCTTCCTGACGGCAGGGGACACGATGATCTCGACGACCCACGTCGACCTGCGACTGCGGGCCGAAGAGCGTGGGATCGAGACGCGCGTGATCCACGGGACGACCGCCCAGGCCGCGGCGAGTTCACTCACCGGACTGCAGAACTACCGCTTCGGGAAGGCCACGACCCTCCCGTTCGAACGGTCCCACGGCGGCGATGGCGTCCCTGATAGCGTGATCGAAACGGTCGAGGACAACCGCGAGCGCGATCTGCACACGCTGGTCTTTCTGGACATCTCGATCGACGACGACCACGAGGACTTCATGACTGGGACGACCGCAGCCGGGATGCTCGCCGAGCAATGGCGAGCGGACGCACTCGGAGTCGTCCTCGCCCGGGCCGGGAGCCCGGAGCCGGTCGTCAGGGCGGACCGCCTCGACGTCCTCGCCGAGGAGGACTTCGGCGACCCGTTACACCTGCTTCTCGTGCCCGGATCGCTCCATCACATCGAGCGAGACGCACTGGCGACGCTGGCCAGCGCGCCAGCCGACATCCTCGCAGAAAACGTCGCGGAGTGA
- a CDS encoding APC family permease: MIGMGAMIGAGIFVLTGLAAEIAGPAAILVFMLNGVVTAFTAFSYAELAASIPKSGGGYAFVREVFADMPSFMMGWMLWFAYMIAGALYALGFAPNFIELLHVYGVAPKPDAVGAVVLPLVGVDIPVAVGLAFVAVLGLVALNAVSTAASGSVETIFTITKVSILGVFVAFGLTSPLFAGAEFQPLFPGEKTALSILPAMGLTFIAFEGYDLITTVTEEVKNPRENIPKAIFASLAATLVVYLAVVAVAIGTLGWSELAAAGEAGIAEAATKFMPGGLPIIKNGGALIVFGAVFSTLTALNAVVIASSRVAFSMGREGQLLPSIGRIHHKFGTPFVAIVASAVVMLGSVALPTKSAGNMSSLFFLLSFIVVNGSVIKLRRERPAMNRPYEMPYYPVTPILGIALNTLLAGVLIVYLITTDPLALGLSVGWLALGGIAYLALNRSRSDGTGQAERTESEQSNQGDD, from the coding sequence ATGATCGGAATGGGGGCCATGATCGGTGCCGGTATTTTCGTGCTGACGGGTTTGGCAGCCGAAATCGCCGGCCCAGCAGCGATCCTTGTGTTCATGCTCAACGGGGTGGTGACGGCGTTCACGGCGTTTTCCTATGCCGAACTGGCTGCCTCGATTCCGAAAAGTGGCGGTGGGTACGCGTTCGTGCGCGAAGTGTTTGCGGACATGCCGTCGTTCATGATGGGGTGGATGCTCTGGTTTGCATACATGATCGCGGGGGCGCTGTACGCCCTGGGGTTCGCACCGAACTTTATCGAACTCCTGCACGTCTACGGGGTCGCGCCCAAGCCCGACGCGGTGGGCGCGGTCGTCCTGCCGCTGGTCGGTGTCGACATTCCCGTGGCCGTCGGGCTTGCGTTCGTCGCCGTGCTCGGACTGGTGGCGCTGAACGCCGTTTCGACGGCCGCAAGCGGCAGTGTCGAGACCATCTTCACCATCACGAAGGTGTCTATCCTGGGTGTGTTCGTCGCCTTCGGCCTCACCAGTCCGCTGTTCGCCGGGGCGGAGTTCCAGCCACTGTTCCCCGGCGAGAAGACCGCGCTGTCGATCCTGCCGGCCATGGGCCTGACGTTCATCGCCTTCGAGGGCTACGATCTGATCACGACCGTTACCGAGGAGGTCAAAAACCCCCGCGAGAACATTCCCAAGGCCATCTTCGCGTCGCTGGCGGCGACGCTGGTGGTCTACCTCGCTGTGGTCGCGGTCGCGATCGGGACGCTCGGATGGAGCGAGCTCGCGGCGGCAGGTGAGGCGGGGATCGCCGAGGCGGCGACTAAATTCATGCCGGGAGGGCTACCGATCATCAAAAACGGCGGGGCGCTGATCGTCTTCGGTGCCGTTTTCTCGACGCTGACGGCCCTGAACGCGGTCGTGATCGCCTCCTCGCGCGTGGCGTTCTCGATGGGCCGGGAGGGACAGTTGCTCCCCTCGATCGGACGCATCCACCACAAGTTCGGGACGCCGTTCGTGGCCATTGTCGCCAGCGCGGTGGTCATGCTGGGGTCGGTTGCCCTCCCGACGAAAAGTGCTGGGAACATGTCCAGCCTGTTCTTCCTGCTTTCGTTTATCGTCGTCAACGGCTCGGTCATCAAGCTCCGACGCGAGCGACCGGCAATGAACCGACCATACGAGATGCCGTACTACCCCGTGACGCCGATCCTCGGGATCGCGCTGAACACACTCCTGGCGGGTGTGCTGATCGTGTATCTGATTACCACGGATCCACTGGCGCTGGGACTCAGTGTCGGCTGGCTCGCCCTGGGCGGGATTGCCTACCTCGCACTGAATCGTTCTCGAAGCGATGGGACTGGCCAAGCGGAACGGACCGAGAGTGAACAATCAAACCAAGGGGACGACTGA